atatctatatcaccacaATTCTGAaattctgtactttctcacaatgtcactcttgatatgtggcaccttttaatcgggtcgagatcacacttttcccaccaaggtacaagacaaGATTTCTAAAACTTTGGAATAGCATGAAATCCagaattctgattggctggataaggtttcAAAATAACAGGCgtgggtaatttgaagagattaccccATGGGAAGTTTGACCTTGGAGGGGCCCCCATCATGGAATTCCGGTGgagtgtggtctctttgaccaatcagagagcagttttcttgttttcaagctgcaaCTGGCCAATGAAAAATGTGATCTTGACCaaattaaaccaattcttattttgaaacctataccattttaaagcatacataatcagcttttaatatgatttaaaaatcatttgggctcaaacaaaaatgaagtgtaaaaataacaatttttgtctggtgaaaaaataattatgtagcATGTTTTAGACCAAAAGTTTCactacattacaaatttttaaaataaattaaaacacatgacctgaaagaatgattcttcctcTTTACCatgataccaaaatcatgaaatttgatttaaaaaaatttatagCAGCAATGGCCAAattaaaagaggtgttttggtctgCACCCAGCTCATCAAATATGCAAAACCTCTCATGAATTTCAATTGATGAAAGCTACTTTTTGAGGACCTGCCTACTGACTGAGGTAAGTCAtaacaatttgaataaacctcattTCTAAATGACAGGATTCATTTCTATAGTTACGATTGAATGGTTTAATTGCAACTGTAATACATCACTTGTGACTTTGTGAACACCTCCATGGAGTTCTTTGAAGAACAGTAATTCAAGAAACTGAAGAGTGAAAAAAATGGGATTTTGTCATTATTGAgttttattcataaatatttcactCCTGTCCATTTACAGGAGCAGCATACAAACATCTTTCTTCAAAACAAAGAGTTAATAAAGTTTTCTATTCTACATGTAGGTTAGATATATAAGGATACAAATCCAGACTTTTAAAAGAACTATGaccttttttgttctttgcCAGTGCATTTTGGGTATTTCAGGGTTTTCACTAACTTCTATATCTGACAGAATAAGCAAATGCAACATTCTAAAttaataaacatgttttctCCATAGAAATGCTCTGggttgaaaaataatttcatcataggactttcaaaatacaattaaaacaaGGCTAATTCCCATTATGAAAACTATGGCGATTtaacaattcaaattttcaaaggGTCAGATACTACTTTCAACTTCAGGAATTTTGACAGTCCCATCCaaataattttacaataaaACGTTACAAACATGAGTCCCATTTTAATTCCCAATTTGATCATATAATGTTCAAAACCTCTGATTCATACACTTCACGTTGATAAACCTTCCAAACAGCATGATCAAAATTACGCCCCTGACTTTGAACAAACCAATAGTTAGAAccaaaacagaataaaaaaggAACAGAGATAGAAATCAATGGCCTTACATGGTATTTTGTTAGAGCTAACAGAAAATAAATACTTGCATAATATGATGTTTTAAAAAGTAAGAGTAGCATAAATGACATACATAAATACATTTGCACAAACtaaaaaaacatgacaaataataatatatacaaattagaTTAGTGATACAGTTCACATATATAGTATGTATGCTATCACTTTCTATTATTAACTTCTGGCTGCATTGGGATTTCCATGTATGCTATTTTGTATATCATAgcaccaatgaaaataaaaaaaaaggtttaccaaatctacaaaataatattttgtatgaCGTCATTACACTTTAAATATTCATAGACAATAAAAATGGAAGAGCTAAGTTTGCATTCTTGATCAATATTCACATGCTCCTTTTCTTCATGcaaaccttcattttttttaatttctaaatcTGATCCCACTTCCTGATTACTAAATCTTTCTATGCAATCATTTCCtcataaattgatttaaatttgactcAATCATAATTGTGAGAAAAATCTATATTGTACACTATACTATATGTATATGGTTGTTAGTAATGATTAGCAATTAGCAAATACAtaaatttacaatgaaatattaaaatgataaatatatgattatgtaaGGAATAACATGTCAGTGCAGCACAAGAACATGGTTACAACTCAATGAACTCATGGCTTGGTGGGAAATATCATATCGATTATAGTATCGctaaaaaaacattacaattgTATCCAAACCTGTATATTCACATTATAAGGCAACTATAATTGTGACAGGGCTgtgtgaaatgaaaagaaaattgctcTTGAAATGATAAATGGATATGTAACATTCATACCTTCAGCAAAGTTACACTAGGCATTTTTCTGATCTACTTTTCTGTGATTTTGATGCTGAAATTACGGATGATTTCTCATGAAATCCCTAATTTCCTTCAGTTTTACATCATACAATAAGTGCAGTCTTACTTCGAAGATGTCATTGACAAAAATTACcagaaaatatatttcctctgatTATTACATCTATTGTCTATCTTGAACATCTGATTGAATATGTAGAAAAAGATCATTTTCCTTCTAATACACTCTATGTACACTGTATAAACCTTGTACAACCTGTACACATTGTGAACAAGAATACCCTCTAATACTACATTAATATATTTCGATTGAGTGGCATATATGAGACAGTTAACAAAATACATCTCATACAACATTCAGAACGGCTTGGTCCAATGTCATGAATTTATCTTCCTAAATCTATTCGCTTTTCCTTAAGAATATTAATGATAAACACATTGAATATgcttaaaaagtgaaaaaagaaTCACATTGCAGAATTGCTACCTTCTGTTTTCCCGGCAACATCTGTCAATGAAGCATAACTatggcagacctgccaacctctgggaatgaaaaactgtattctgtgatacaaaaaaatgtattttcccccaaaaaagtgtatttcataataaaatgcatggcgcactcgcccatcacggcgctcaagctgcatgcaagctaaaatgcgcactgctcttgcagatgaaaaaaaaaaccattgaaacttgtgtatatctcaccctggtttttacaaaatgattgaaaaaaaaaacaagttaagtgaaattacattgatctaataaccatatttgtgtacgttttatgaaatactgccgtattttggttgcaaaaacgtactaaatacagctaaaacgtactggttggcaggtctgctatggggtgttgcaagaaacttgcgatcaaccGCAAGTCTTTTTTCGGTCCCTACATCAATCAAAACTCTTgcaattgcaaatttgtgattAATTGCTGATTTGCTTCTTGAAACatggagtgtaatctgatttgctacagatAAAATTGCtttatcagttgtaaaattgcaacagaatatttgcaattgattgcaaatattttcttgcaacaccccctaggTCTGGTAGGACCTGCTTCAAACACTTTGGCCctaattcacaaaggtggtttacAAAACCACTGGTTGAACCCATTTATATGGTAAATCTGCATaaaaaccatggattcaactgACGGTTTTCAAGACCACCTTTGCGAATTCTGGCCTTTATTTCACAGTTCTTCATGAATTCAACACTTTCATATGGACTCTGTGTAAATAAGAAGTAATAAATATTATGTTCACACAGATAGAAACTAAAGCGTGCTTTATATAAACCTGCATCCATTAAATCCGATTTTCACCTACTAATAGAAAACAACTTGCTTTTCAACACCATCCAGTTTTCACCTTCAATTATTGACCAATAACAGTACTCTTTTAATTCCTACTGAGTGATTTTGGATATGCAATCCCATTTGATTGAAGGGAAATACAATCCGAGGGAACTTGAGAAAAGGATAAAATAAATCTAGAGAAATGGAACAGTTATGAATGTTTGTATGTGAGATCGCCAATTCTGCAAATCTTCATCCCGGGCCCTGTAACAAAAAAGTTTAGCATTTGATCATGGGCCTCATTTCAacaattgatttcattgattattgtgtatgttCGATCATTAAAATCAGTtccatgatcaatcgctaagctttatgttacaagGTGGAGacgtctaaaaaaaaaagagaaccaTTCCCCTCCCCCCCGCCAATTGAGACCATGGTcttgtaacacaaagattagcgatcaattgtacgcttgattttcacgattgattgtacattgtagtcaatgcaatcaatcgtagataAATGTACTTTGATCATTACTAAGCTTTGTCTTACGGGCCCCTTGTCACATCACGTCCAGAATCCCTAACCAACAATAATAGGAAGGCTGTACATAATACCTGACTTCTTGTATAAAATGAcattgtatgtgtgtgtttcCCAGAATCAATCCCACAATGCTGTGAATTAATCTCATATCACAAAGATCTGAGCTCACTTCTTCTTGCTCTTGGCAGGAAGTGTTTGAGAGGCATGTAGAGCAGCATCATCAGCAGCTTGTTGCTTCTTCTGATTGAACAGGTTGATCTCTTCCTTCAACAGACGACTCTGTTCATCttgcttcttcttctcctcgGTGTACTCCTTCTTCATCTTGTCAAACCGTTCATGGAGCTGGTGAAGAGAGAAAACAAAGGGTATAATCAATGCACTTTGCAATAATATAACAATATGCAACAATTATATGACTCTTAATAACATGTTTTCAAGCGGTGTAAACAAGTACCCTGGGTTAGGCAATCATGATAGTATCATTGTCACTCCCATACACAGACGAGTCAAGTTTGAAGTTAACCTTGAAACCATACTTTATTATCGCGAGAATGGGAGATTTAGAACGGGTTCTTCAATTATCCAAGAATCAAATATATCAATGTATATATGAACTTTGTGACCTTTGAACCTTGACCTTGATACCCAAAATCTAATCAGATCTTTTATTACTCCTATACTCATACTTGGACAATATTTAAAATTGACCTGTCTCACGGTTCCCAAACTATCACGTGAacaaaaaaacgggacagatcgACAATGGTTCTGTAGGCAAAGGCATAATAATCACTTTGGATTTAGTCAGGTGTCATCAAACTTGATTACACCCTACTGAAAAGGTGCCACCTGATTCGCCAAGAGCACATCTGccacaaacaatttttttaaacaggatCCTGAACAATCCTTTTAATAGAGTGTATTAAACCTACCTCTTTCTCCATTTGTTTGAGTTGTGCTTCTTTGACCTTGACACGTTCTACAAAGACTTGTCTCATCTTATCTTCTTTGATCTGCAGAGCCTTTATGTGTTCCTCTCTCTTCAGCTCATATGTTTGTTGCAGGCTGTATTATGAAACATCATGCAGAATATCACTTAtcaatttcaacattttaacaaatgaaacattCACAGTGGTGACAAAACATGAGGGGCAAACCAATGTGTGTACAGAATCTCTGTCTGATCAGTGTTCAGTCACCACTGAACTTCATATAGCCAATGTAAAATGGCCTAATTTACAATTCTtatcattggaaaaaaaaatcagtttcaaaCATAGGCTCCAACATGGAATCCAAATTGGATCCTAACACACAATCTTTGCTATGAGTCTATTTAGTTTCTCATGAATGGAATTATCgcaaatattgtttcatttttataacAGTTCTAGCAAAGGAATATATCAATGCAACTTACAAGTGATTTAACTGAAGGCACATGAAAGACAATAAGACATTCCAAAATTTTATTTAGAATAGAGTACTACAGGGCCTAAATTAATCCAAGGCTACCATGGTCATGGCCTAAAAGCCCCATTCACTGGTTTTGGATATCATTGTGCCTTCATTTTCCCCAACTCTGCTGTAAGATAGAAATATGCCATATAGAAAAGTGGTCATGCcctaaaatattgaatatatctAAGCCTAAGGCCTGGTAAATCCATGGAAAACAAATCTCGCCTGATTTcacaatcaataaaatatgcaatatgatattttgacctctgatgacctttgaccttatcatcctcatcattatttgTACTAAATGTaaacacaattgatgcagaaataaagaaaggcagcaagttgaataaaaacttgaaaaaagatgaacatgacctcatatcatttgacctgctgacccctagatgacctttgacccatcatcctcatggacATACCTACCTCATTGGTTTATTGTCAGCAGCAGTATCAACAAAGCCCATTTCCTCAAGTTTACATCTCCTGTAAAGCTCATAGTGACGAGTGTGTGTTTGTTCAATCAGATCTTCCATGTTAGTCCTGATCAGCATCTCACGAAGCTTCACAAAGTCACAGTGGTTCTCATTCTCAACTGTGTAGAAGATAAGCGAATGTTGGTTTCAACCGAGATGAATTTATCAGCTTTTATTTTAGTATAAAGGTACAAAAACACAGATAACTACCAAATTCTTGTACAATAGAAATATGACTAAGCTTACTAACTACAACCATCCCTCCTGCACTCCCCCATTCCTATTTAAGGCAATCTTTTATGCAAAAATATTCAGCTGAAAGGGGAAGCAAGCAGTAAGACAAACTTTTCGAATCACTTTGATGTTTTCCAACGCtgtttattccatttccatatAGGTAGTCTAAACTGTAATTCCTGCCTTTAATAGAAGCTACTTTATAACTTAGCTCAACAGACAAATcgcaatcaaggtttccatgacAGCTACAACTGATGGAATAATGAATATCAATAAAGACCACCaaaagcttcttttttttcatattcaatcCTTGAGCAATGACTAATAAGTGGAAGTGTCATGGTGTAGTAGTTCAGACTCTTGACTTTCActcagagggtcatgggttcaaatccaaaTCATGGcattaatttccttcagcaagggatttatccacactgtgttGCACTCAACCAAGGTGAAGCAACAGGGGACCAGACAGGATCCATTTCTTGTGCATTGCACCAGGGCAATAATCCAATTCCTAGTGAAACTCCTATATGCAAGCAGCAGGTATCATTATATAAAGCTATGACCTACCTTGAACGATTCCCCATGGGTATTGCCTAGCTCTCACCATCTTATTACCCATCTTCACTTCTTCTGTACTTCCTACTACAGCAAAGGGAAGATGGccctgaaatatgaaaataatatctaaTGAATAATACAATTAGTAACCAATTTTCTactaaaacaacaaaacaaaatcacataCAATAATCATCCCAAGTTTGAATGGAATTTTTCAGACAAAgttttgggtttaattttgacCAAGATTTCAAatgagaaaatattattcaacagTATGTGTTGGATTGTGTTGGATTTTCAAAGTTGTGCTGAAACTCAATCTTAAAATTAATCTCTTTCTTCAAAAGACCACCACAAGTGTGTTTATCTCTTAGGAAAACTCACTCCACCAGATACAAAAGAATCATACACATTTGCCAGACATTCTCCACCCGGGTACTGTAAATAGGTGCCCAGAAGGTAAGAATTCCTTTGATGCCCGAGCACTTGATCAGGGTAGCTATGCTATAGCCAGGATATTTTGCAACGCTTACAAACATTACATTAAGCACtacataaatgttgcatattatcactattactataattaattaattaaaatgtAGTTAAGGGcaaggaaaggaagagagaaaagccTTTGATATTCAAGTGCCAATCACCGGGCAATATATCTTACATTCATGGTTGAGTTGAGATCTGCAACAGTTTCATCATCAGTAGGAAACTGGTAGATTTGAACTCCATTGCTCACAAGCTCGCTCATGATCTATAAAAAGAAGGATAAAGATAATATAAACAATCAAGAACAAATGATTCCATGTAACAGAGTTGCTCagtgaaatatatatgttcaatacaaaatttcaaaatggagaGATAAAGAAGACAAATAAGGTGGAAATATACCATATAATTGAAATATCACTGGATAGTACTAAAATATGAGGTCTGTAAGTCTGTAAActgcaaccaaaaaattacacgggggcggcgggcgaattcgccccggaaagtccaaaaagagccccggaaaagggctaaaaacattcacacaagggcgactgcaaaactcataatcgcccccgtcAACTAGGCTTGGGAGCCAGCGCCGGGTAATCGAGTCTACCCGATTCTCTATGCCAGAGTCGGGGAGTCGACCCTGATCTCTGGAGACTCGAGTACCAAGCGGCGGCGGTTCTGAGATAAAGGGACTCAAGTCTTTGCCATGCTCTCTCATTCATGGACGAAAATCGGCCCCAGCGCCGACTCCAAGCactgagataaaataaatgtagaatttGGAGCCGAGGAGTCATATCACGTTTCTCTGCTTGTGTGCTTTAGGCTCAGTCAGTGTGACTGCATGTGGTATGGGGATGCATCGTGTGCATTGTGTGTAGTGTGTAtttctgtgtgtgtgactgtaaaATGCCAGTAGAGACCACGTGCGCATGTGTTGAGCGACACTTGTGATTGTATCATGAACTGGGATTTGTGTGTGGATTGTGTGAGAAGTTTGGTGAAGGTGTAAGATTTTGGGCGACTTGATAGATGATTGctcccccccctcccatttatCTAGCCCCATGTCGAGCTGCAGCCACCCATCTTGATCCTTCCCCCAAAGCTTGTCTCTCctcattccttcttttcttccaaactttatttccctattattcttgttaatttctccttttacaagTTGTAATTCACTACGaacttcattataattttaatgaagtgtttatcacctcttgtttgtttttaaatatttttatatctctgttcaaaacaagagtctcgtctatccctttaaaaaaaatcatcctttgatttttttttctttcattctagtCTTAAATGGGAGTCTTGCCTTATTGGAATATTGGCaagaagttaataaaaaaatgatgttattgttctgtcagtaataaaagtagagattcaactatggatatttttcagtcatatttcatttaatcttcgttattttaatccaaacattcatttttttttcaatgatgtatTTCACCTTTGGCCAGTTCGCCATTTTCTTAAGTGACTGAAAACGTAGACTAGCCCCTTAATTCAGGGACATCAACCCTCGGCAATTTGTTTACATAACTTTCTTTGTCTCCATCATGTATTGCACAATCTTGAGAAGCAcatgtttggaaatctgatattcttgtggtggtggtgggggggggggtacgagaTTGCCGCccttttcattctgttttggTTTGGCTGCCACATGGCCTCTCTCACTGTGTGGAGAAATTAGGTCAGGTAAAATTTGCAAAGACGTGGATAAGTTCATTTCAATTAGAGGCTGTGCAAGGCTAGGCATTCATGATGGATGATGGAAATTGCCAGTTTACGTTCTGGTAGGCCTTTTTGTCATGAATCTGTGTAACTGATACGAACGCTTAACAATTCAATGACCTTTATgacttatatcattattttgtatgaataatcttaagtcttttttaaaaagtgtcatTTAAATAACTTTCAGTCAAATATGTACGAAGGATATTTGTTCAACTTCATAACATTTGCAGGTACCtatattgtatgataaaataaattacctcagaattgtacaaattcagaactttctttttcttttacattgtctTTAGACACGAATACAGATCTTTCTAGATTAATTTGACAAATGGGCTATAACACTAAATAGTAAACACGCAAAGCTCACGTCAACCAAGTATCAAACATTCAAACTTGGATTAATTCATGGAGGTTCTACCTCCATGATTTAATCTGAATAGGTCTGTATTAGGTCCATGAATCAACTCAGATATCGTTCAAGCATCAAAATCCATCTATCATCACAACactaaaatcataaacaatcaCTTCGAAGAAACAATGCGAAGGtcaaaccagggaagtgttatacttCCCTGGTATATGCTAGCtaccgtgtatatatatacacacacacacacacacaaacgcaaaaaagccgcgaaatagctccagaaattgtagccctggaaagtagaaattgtagccctggaaagtggaaaaagagccctggaaaatgaaaaagtagccctggaaaatttttaagtttctccaaaaagagccctggaaagaaaaaaagtaattttttggttggtaAACTGATTTCTGAATATTACCATCAGtacaattagaaaaaaaaggaacgTTTACTCTCATAGTgctatacatatatttttttttaataaaccaagttgcaaaattgaataaaacaattttccTATGTTCATCTTTGAATAATTGACATCACTAATTCTTGTAAAAACTGCCTATATCATTGATCATTACCTGAATGAGGGATTTTGGCGACAAGATATAAAGGCGTAGTTTGTCTGTTTAATTGATTGACTCAACACAAAATATGTCACGATAGCTCAACCAGGGTTCTGCTGTATGACTAGGGATCATAATATTCATACACCCCTCCTCTGCGAATGTCATTTTCCTATTGCTCCTATGTAATAAATCATTGGTCCATAATATCCTTATTCCCATTCATCTAACCCAAGCGTAAGTCTTGTGTACGGGTTAAGTGTATGTACGCGCCATGCATGATGCGCGCCTGCGCTGTTTACACCTTAGGTCATAATAACTTAGCCAGGATTACTTCATCAAGTTCACAGTATCCCATTCTGAGCtatcaaatataatatattatacaactcccaagaatgttctgtaatctaattggtccaaatcggatcacatgatattcagtgaattgcactattgcatccaaatacactatcctgcactctgagtTCATACCAAaagtactatcctgcactcttacgtcagagtgcaggatagtgcgaggtctggaattatctagaaatatctagaatttagatcaaatatagtattcggggcaactcagtaacat
This is a stretch of genomic DNA from Lytechinus pictus isolate F3 Inbred unplaced genomic scaffold, Lp3.0 scaffold_19, whole genome shotgun sequence. It encodes these proteins:
- the LOC129260918 gene encoding septin-11-like; this encodes MDTLFNTEFENVQATHTLPGVELKANTYELQESNVRLKLTIVNTVGFGDQINKDESYKSIVEYIDSQFENYLQEELKIKRAFHMYHDTRIHACLYFIAPTGHSLKSLDLVTMKKLDSKVNIIPVIAKADTVSKSELHRFKIKIMSELVSNGVQIYQFPTDDETVADLNSTMNGHLPFAVVGSTEEVKMGNKMVRARQYPWGIVQVENENHCDFVKLREMLIRTNMEDLIEQTHTRHYELYRRCKLEEMGFVDTAADNKPMSLQQTYELKREEHIKALQIKEDKMRQVFVERVKVKEAQLKQMEKELHERFDKMKKEYTEEKKKQDEQSRLLKEEINLFNQKKQQAADDAALHASQTLPAKSKKK